The genomic segment tagtgacgttttaggtgattgaaattgaacagttgttttcttttttcgaagaggagaactaaccggagtttgattaatgatttccgactaaacccatgcaaagcatattgacagctttcgcgcgatggtacgggttttggcacgtcggtcgcttattaacgctcacttatgcgcaacagaaacagtttcgacccatggcagaggtatcttttcctcgcgaactccagcccagcgaaatacagagaaaagaggcctctgctagcagggaattaTTCCCATGGGGGTgaggtttcaattgactagtgcataaagGATGATCAAAGGTTAGGTTTTTAAGTAAAGACATATTTCCGGGCTTCAGTTAAAAGCTAAACGAAGCTGGGTAGACGTTTTTTGATCAAGAGCTTTGGAAATTAaaacatttaaacaaaaacaacccACCGCCTCAACAGCAACATCTTTGTTTGACATGAACAGTGGAATAGCAGCAGCCTATCAAAACACAATGgatgattatttttattacttaTATGATTATTTACATAACGGCTGTTATATCTGCTTATTCAATAGATCAGAAATGGTACGAAAAGTTAAACGAAAtttttttgggattttcttcAAGCGTGTTGGGAGTGATTTTAGTGCTGATTTGCAAATTTGAAAGCGTAAATccttaatattttttgttccAATCTTACAGCAGTGTATTGGTTACATACCTGTACCGGGGTCATTGTTGAAAAGTTCATTTTTTTCATCGAATTCAACGTCGTCTGTGATAAAGACGGTCTCGACGATTCCCACGTggacgccatcttgtttttccaCAAAACAACCGCTGGCCAAGACAACAttacaatcaatcaatcaagtttatttcagtataatgataataatgcaaaaaatagtgatgatgaggagTCTACTAAAAGCACAATGCTTATGAGGTGTAGACCCCTGTCGCAGACTAAGTAGCGTCTCTACTTTAACCTTTAAATACAATAATTGCCACTAGCgagctaatccggcaatgAGGGTGtaacctcggttagtaagcactgtcactgggggtggtcactgccagagggtttattgcgtccccagtggttcttttacgtcccttcggttcaggtttagtgtagtacagcttgaagagacgggacctccggtttagtgtccttatccgagaagactggaaacacgggagaataacttcaactcacttgtgacaaattcgattcaaggcaggaacccggaaaaatccccagtttgagccaggattcgaacctgagccacagcggtgagaggccgacgcgctaacacactaggccacccgtgtggaagcacgggtggcctataTATGAATGTTCTTGATTTGACTAAGAAATCCTTATTATTAAATTTACATGTGGCTGATTTGATGAAATAAAGTAGAATCATATCTATAAATCAATAGTTGCTTTTTGAGAGAGAATATTGTCCTTTACAATCTTTTTGAACATATTTATTGATCTGCATTGTTTTGCTTGACAAGTGAGGTTGCTCAAGATTTTTGGACCCCTGTACGAAATTGAAAATTGGCCCCGTCTTGTTTTTCTAAGAGTTGTGCGATAGTCGCATGAATTTCTCATGTTATAGCTGTTGATtgcattatttctttttaaaaagttaTCAAAAGTCCCCGGTAATTGATTATTGTCGAATTTATACATGAATAATTCAGTTTCAAGGGTGTTAATGTCATATGTCATTGTCATTACAACACGTATCAAAATTAGATTCCAAATCATCAGGAAAATATTCAGTGAATTTGTGAATCGAAACGAGAAGATAAGATGGTAAAATATTTAGCAGTTTTTACTTCCGCTTGAAAGCGTAAAAATATAACTTTTGGAAAGTTGTATTTGCGAGATCTTATTGATTTTTCCTGGAGTgcattttaatttgttttattgttcTACAATTCTTTCTGGATGTTCAGGTATCTAGGGGGAGACAACAACATTCCCCGAACATGCCGCTGTTAGCCGCTGTTGTCCCTGAAACAGCGTTCGTTCTTATTTGGCGCCATTTATGAAACCCCAGCGTTCTGATTGGGCAGTTTGAAAGTTTAGAGGTGATGCCTTTGGGGTCTCTATAGCAACTCTGCGTCAATGTCACGTGACATAGGACCGGTACGTAATTTAGCTGCCACCGCGCCCTGATCTTGACGGCCATCTTGGGTTTGACTAGGAACGGTTTTCGAACTTTCATCCCTTCGAATCTCTGTTTTTTCAAGCCATCGCCATGGCAGATAAGGAAGAGCATGTTTATATGGCTAAGCTGGCCGAACAAGCAGAGCGATATGATGGTAAGCAGCCTTGTTTCATCTAGATTTCCAGCTTGAATTGCGGCCTTTTGGTGTGTTAGGATGTCGGTTTGGCGTCAGGAATTTGGTCTCTTTAGGTCCTTTTTTATGTCCTCCGTACCCCTCCTTTATTGCTCCTTCATAGCCCTGTAGTATAAAGAGTTACTCTTTGGAAATGTTATACTGTTTTTCGGTTCAAGAGAGCTCATTTAAGCGAGAAATCGTTGACTTATCGGAGCTTCCTCGTCAAAGGAACTGGTGCAAATGGCGGGGTTGTCATCTGATTTATACTCTTGTCGAAACTAACGATCCCCTCATCTCTCTTCTAGACATGGTGAACTCGATGAAGGAAGTCGCCAAGATGGGCACAGAGCTTTCTACAGAGGATCGTAACCTGCTTTCCGTTGCTTACAAGAATGTCATTGGCGCGAGACGGGCATCCTGGCGAATCATAACCAGCATTGAACAGAAAGAGGAAAGCAAAGGCGAAGACATGGCAAAGCTTGAAATGATCAGAAATTATCGTAAAACTATCGAGGAAGAGCTCAAAACAATCTGTGGTGAAATTCTTTCTTTGTTAGACGACAGCCTGATCAAAAACTCCCAAAGCGAAGAGTCCAAAGTATTTTACAACAAAATGTGAGTAGCATCGTGTATGGTTAGTCATTGCACAATTACTGCAATTCTTGATGCTTCGCGATGCTGATTAAAGAGCTAAGTCAGTGTGAGTTATTTATTCTAACAAAGTACTAACAAGGACTGACAATGGCCTGAGGAAATATCTCGAATATAAGTCGCAATCTAAGCCTTGAATATTTAGTGTCGGCTATTTGGAAGACATTCCTTGTGTACTGAAAACCTCTTGGTAAATGATAGACAACGAAGATAATGTCAGCATCTATATTCCCTgtggaaaaaaatatggttGGGGCGGGTCTAACGCCAAAGATGCCATTTATATTTAGTGCTTCTCAGATTTTTAGCCCTTAATAAGTGCtctataataatatatatattttttctagcTATATTCCAAATACCTTAACCATACTTCCAACTTTAAGGGTCAGTTTTATTGACCCTATTTAAGTTAAAGTATTATGCTATAGGCTGAAACCATGCTTTTAGTCTTGATGAGCAATGATTATATTTGATTCCCATCTTGTGGATTAATTTTCTAAACTTAGCTATAAAAATATAGCTGTCATTGTCACCACAGGAGCTTTGAATTGGTTTGATTCTATCAGTTAATGTCTTCAAATTGTCTAGCTTTTTTGACTTTATTCATTAAAGAAATGAGTTCAATTTAGCACGACCACCTGAAACAAATTTGTGTATGAAAACATGATTCAACGACAATGTAGAAATGATTGTTGGTGTCAATGATGCATATTGAGTAGGGTGGAGTTTCTCCCCTCAAGTCCCAAATTATTCCTATGGTTTGcccaaaataatattttgaatGAATTATTTTCTTGCTTTCTATAGTAAAAGAACCCTTAAGGTTTAGTTGCCAGTTAGTTCAGCATggttataatttatttatgaGTGTGTTATCTTCTTTGCAGGAAGGGAGACTACCATAGATATGTTGCTGAGTTCTCAAAAGAAGGACGTGATGAGGCTGCCAAACAATCTGAAACTGCCTATAAGGAAGCTCAGACCATTGCCACCGAACACTTGGCAAAAACCCACCCCATCCGCCTTGGTCTAGCCCTCAACTTCTCTGTTTTCTATTATGAAATCCAGAATGCCCCAGAGAAGGCCTGTAAGCTGGCAAAAGAAGCATTTGATGATGCAATTTCCGAACTGGATTCTTTACAGGAGGAGTCATACAAAGACAGCACCTTAATCATGCAGCTGCTTAGGGATAATCTCACTCTGTGGACATCGGATTCTACCAAGGGTGACGGTGAGTCATAATGTTGAGCAAGTTTGTGTGTTACAACAACTTTATCTTAACTGTTGCTCTTTTCTGTCTTTGTGAATGATATCTGAATGAATGCTGGTCTGTACCAGCTTTTGGGAAGTCTGGAATGTTTCCCTTAGGGATCCTGTTCAGCTTTGTCGTGAAGAAGAAACTGCCAATCAAAGCTCTCCTAGCAAACAAGCAATAGATTAATTCTTGGCCGTGTCATCTTTATAAAGATCTGAAAGCAATTTTTTATTCGCTCAAGATTTGGTCAAGAATAAATGAAAAATCTGGTTTTAATCTATCAAAGGGAATATGATATAAAATTAGCAGTGTTGTTTCAAccaatgaaatatatattttaaattaagtgaacagcaaggcatttctATTTAGAACAATGTAGCATACTTTTGACTGACTTTTTGGCTTACTTTGAAAACTACCTTATAACACCTTGTTATAATAAGTAGAGCAGTACTGTCTGcttcagttttgatgattatagcacttttcagtctcacttgtgttgcttGATTTCATTTTTGACCAAATTACGAGAAAAATGACCTAgtttttgtaaaaaatattgatatcgTAACGATAAAGCTCAAAATATCAGGTTCTGAAAGTCATTAATTTCTTATGATGTAAAAATAAGGTGTAACAAGGGCTGCCTTGTATAGAAAACCAGCACATGGTCCATAGAACATAAAATCCTGTGTGTCCCTCTCAAGCGTCAAGTCTACAGCAAAGTTATAACATCTGCACATTCTAGACCCATTTTTGTCAATAAAACTTACGTTTTTAAATTTAGGATGGTTTGGGAGAGTTGTGTGGGGGTAAACTGATCACTGCATATGATTCCATGGTGCTAGTTTGATTTACCAGTTTTTTCTTACACCACAGCTGACTTTTCTGTAGTCTCTCTTTCAGGGAGGGGAGTTTGAAAGGTTTTTTTGCACTTTATTTGATGGTAGAGAAGTCAATCGGCTGCTTGTGTGTTGTGTTTTTGTCACTGTTTGCCAGTAGACAGTTAGCGATCAAAGAAACTGAGTAGAAGGTGTATATTGTGGGTAACACATgttctttgaaaaaaataaatggcaAACTATGACCTCTGCTTAGCCCTGAAATCAGACGGAAATGGAAATATGATGTTTACAAAATGTTTCTCTCCTTTCAGATGATAACAATCAATTGCAAGATATTGAAGGTGATGATAGTTAGACAGCTTCAGATCATTGAGGGGAAAGTTTTCCTGAAAGTTAATTAAGTGTGAACGTGTATAGTTTCTTGTACATTACCCTTCACTATAAATAGTGTTAGGAGTAGCGCGAGTATATTCCAGTCTTTTTTCAGTGATGTTAGCATCATCAAAATTTAGGTCTTCTGTCAGAATACTATACTAACGATTGTGGTTTTAACTATTCCTGTCAAATCCTGCTTTTTATCTGTTTGAAAAATTAAAGCTGATACTCTGGTGTTTGAAAAAAGGGCCTTTTTATCGAAGATAGAGCGGTTTTCATGGAATGTTCACTTTGTTTCATGTGATTATGAAAACCGCCCTGTTTAACCAGAGAATGGCattgattattattagaaTTACTCATTTCTGGTTAGAAATCAAATTCATGTTTGGGTCTTGAAATAACTATTGCATGTAACCTGAATTCTCATTTTAGAATGTTAGATTTGTAAAGAACTTGTGAATTAGTTTATCAATCCCAAATCATGTTTGTGTGGTATTCTGTAAGCAAAGATGTGTTTGGTACTGTATTTAATATCACTTGGCTCCCAACACCTTGTAGATTATTGCTTCAATAACAACCAACAGCTATGCCGTTATGTACCAAATTATTGATTTAAATAAATTTATCATGTTATACTGTGTTTTACTTAGTCCGACTCGCTTTTTGTCTATATTAAAATTTTGAATTATCTGCGAACTCACTCAATGAATTCAAgcaacaaaatacattttaGCTGCCATCAGTCGGAAGCCGTTTTATTAGTAGTATAGGAATAGTTGGCAAGACTTCTCAGAATGCTGAAAATCGCTTGCATACCTTTCATACACTGGATCTGTGTTTTATAGACATTCTATCTGCACCAGCCAACTATCAAGCCTATATATCTACGGGGATGCTCTCATGTTCATATTACATATTGACTTTGAACAGAATTTGCTGAATAAAATATACTAAAAATAGAAATTCGCCACTTCCTTTCCATTCAGTCTTTTTTAAGACCCTATCAAACTGAAACGCCGCTGTACCTAATCACCGGTACCCTTGCTGTGAACGGATTTATCGTTCATTTTTGGATTTCCTAATGCTGCTTTATGAATAAAATGAAGGACAAAAACAGAAGCGAGATTTCGTCAACGTTTCGGACGGTTACATAAAGTCAGTTAATCACGCGTATAAATACAGTTGTGAACGATGAACAGAAACATACCAGCAACGGTGCTCTGAACCCTCTTCCTTTCTTCGATCACGCAGAAAGTTCTAGTCAACGAGAGCATTGACAGTTTCCTAGATCCTCGCAGACCCGCcaacaaaagaaaaaggtcAACAGAATTCCCCTGGTTCTAGCATACCACCCTGCATTAATAAATGTTCATAAGATCATACGAGACGCCCTCCCTATCTTGTGGGTGTCAGAGCGCATGCGAAACATTGTAGAAGAACCTCCAATGGTGGCCTTCAGACACACTCCCAGCCTACGTGATATCTTGGTAAGGGCACGTCTTCCACAGGACAACAAAGATCCACCGGGCATGACACCATGTGGCGACAAACGGTGTGAAATGTGTGCTTTTGTACACACAACAGTGTCCTACCGACAAGCAATATAACAACTGCTCTCAACTGCAAAACTTGCAATGTGGTGTACTTGATTGCGTGCAAACGTTGCCAGAAACAATACGTTGGAGAAACAAGTAAGCCTCTTCATGCCCGTTTCCGCACCCCCAAGTGCACCATAAACAACTGGCAGAAGTACGGAGAGAGCGACCCTGTGACCAACCATTTCAACCCGAGTAATGGACTGGCGGCCTCCAGGGTGTTACAATCAAGAAAGTATCCCGCGCAGAAGATCCGATCAACGTCCAAGGATACTGGGTTAACAAGCTGCAGACAGTCACGCCTAGAGGTCGCAACCTGCGGGAAGAACTCTAGGCGTATTCTGAACTCTAATGCCCTCCACCCCTTTTAAGTAAAGTAGAGAAACGATACGTAATTATCCAAACTTTCATGTGTacatttccccttttttctaacttagaaaaagaaaaaaaaagaatcatcTCATGTATTTTCTAGAGCGCGCGCATCGTTCAGAACTATTTTACGTGTGATGTAACTGACTATGTAACCTGGAGAAGGACTCAATAAAGTCCAAAACGTTGGCAAAATCCcgcttctgttttttttttattattattttctccACGGACAATTGCTGCATCCACTTTGGATTCAGAAACGTCGTTGTTTgctcttcctttttttttttataagcaaCATGTCTGGAAATGGCCCACTCGGGCCATCCCTAGAGGCACATGaagtttggctgctttgtaaAAAAGAACCTTGGTAACGGGTTACACCTCTAACTACATTTTGAGCAAGTTTGGGTGTAAAAGAGAAATCCACTTAATGCTAGCAGCGCTTTTGACGATAAAAGGGAAAACTTATGCTCCTTTTGAAAAACACCTACCCCTTGTAAATGTAAATTGTAAAGTGTAAATTCCTTTGTACGAAACTGAATTGCTGTCATTCAGAAAGTTTTAGTTAAGATTATGCCTGAACTTCTTCCCGGTCGTTTGCTGAACGTCCAAGACTGAAAATGGCGACTCTACCAAGGCCTCCCTGGCAATACCCCTATCCGTTGCCATTGCTTCCATGTCCTCGCTTTCCCTGTCTAGCCGCGAGATCGGTACGGAGTCTAAATCACCCGGACACGCCTGTTTCAGCAGCGCCGACTCCATGTCTTTCTTGCCCAGCAGGTCTCTTTGATCGCCCTGTTCTGTCGCACTGTCTTCCTCGTTCAAGATCGTGTCCATGTATTTATCTACCAGGCTTGGGTCCTTGCGGAACTTCTCCAGAAGTCCGATGTGAGGGATCTCGCTTCTCTTTTTCTTGGAGAGCAAGATGTTGTCAATGTTGTCGTCGTCCTCGATGGCGTCTGCCGCATGGTGTTCTGGTAACTCagtcttttttttcaacagaTACTTTTTTACGTCGCGGATAAGGTGAAACAGCTTCTCCTCTAAGTACGAGATTTCCGCCAGTTTATGGtggattttcttttcttctcctgAGCGTGCAGTTCCCGTCTCTTCCGAGTCACCGTCgttgtttttcttcttatgCTTTGACATCTCTTGTTTGACGACTTCGTCAATGAGTTCTTTAGCTGACACGTGTGGCTTGGGAGGTGGTGACTCACTATCCCCTGAACTTGACTCTGACTTCTCATTTTCGCTCTTAGCCCCTATCGCCTCCTCGTACTCGGCTTTCTTCTTATGCAGTTTGGCTAGTGCAGATTGCACAGCGTTCTCAATGTCATCCGAATTCTGGGTAAACTCTGACTTGTCTTTTAGATCGTCGCTAGAAAGAAGCTCATGCTCTTTGAATGCACCCATTACAGGAAACGCTGCTTTGATTTCGTCTTCTGTCTGATCTGAGTTGTGTTTGAAGATGCGGTGCAGCTCAGAGAGCTCATCTGGTGAGAAGATGTCATCTAGAAGGCAAGCAGAAAATAGTCACACCCTAAGACAGATTCAATAAAATCCCGACCACGATTCAATAACATCAAGCATAGACTCAAATGCACAGATAATTATAGACACTTTCAGATTCAATTTATTGCCAAATATTACCCAATTATATGTGATGGAAAATATGTTGAAAGGATCAAAGCACTGCTTAAATAAGTTATATTACTGTCTTTGATTTTTTCATCCTCACCTTTTTTGCTGGCTTTTTTACTACTGTGTGCTGCTTGTGCTAGGATAACTCCACTCACGCAAACCAACAAGACGACTGATACCCTCATTTTGTTGATCTGCTATTGTAATAATACTGTCAGCTTCTTTGCTGGAATGTATATGGACACAAACAAAAGACAGAGTGACCGAATACTCGAATTGTGATATATCTTGTTTGGGTATTCGATTTGATCCTACTCAAAGGATCTCATCAGTCCTTTTTTCGTCCAATCATACAAAACAGCtcatattttatgtttttaaacATAAAAATGGCAATGGTCTCACTTACTTTAGACGTCTCGGTTTGTGGAAAATGAACACATTTGCTTGTGTGTTCTTGACTTGTTTTAGCACTAGCCCAAAAGTTtacttttgtgtgtgtgtgtgtgatttTAAATGACAATATTTCCAATCGCCTACTGATGTTTTGATCAACATTATCCAGTTAAAACAATCCATGCATAGAGACATAAAAATCCTTTAGAATCTTTGACATGAATTTAAAGCTGAATATCGGAATAGCTGaatatatagaaaaaaaaacgcagaTTTTCGCCAGGCGTGCGTGAGATCATGTGGGGACGATCAAGATTCTACAATCTCTTAACATACAGATTAAACGTTACGGCAACTTCAGTCTTTACCTTACCTAGTATTGAAAACGCTTTCAGGAATGCCAGTTTGTTTACGCACACATGTGTGTACCTTTTTCCCGAAAAAAAGGGAGCGAATTTGATAAGCAAACGGACTCCCGGTGACAGCCAACAAGATCAGAATAGAACTCTTGACATGTAAAGTGATGAATAATTTAGTGGGGAGAGATGTTAGTCAAGAGCGGGTACCGGTGATGCTGGACATACATGACGAACCAGCCCCGACACCGTGTCTATTTGTGTATCAATACTATCATGTGATATACTACTTACAAGAGGAGTACAGTTTTTTATTCTACTTACAAGATGAAGAAAgttttatttctcttaaaagaaaagtaaaatcTGTTTAACCACCAGTGAATCGGACATTTTCGCGCGCTAAAATTCGTGCAGAGCTTCAGTTACACCATATCGTGTTTATTGTCTGCAACAGTTAACAACTTGCGCGATGTGCTT from the Nematostella vectensis chromosome 4, jaNemVect1.1, whole genome shotgun sequence genome contains:
- the LOC5513135 gene encoding 14-3-3 protein epsilon, translating into MADKEEHVYMAKLAEQAERYDDMVNSMKEVAKMGTELSTEDRNLLSVAYKNVIGARRASWRIITSIEQKEESKGEDMAKLEMIRNYRKTIEEELKTICGEILSLLDDSLIKNSQSEESKVFYNKMKGDYHRYVAEFSKEGRDEAAKQSETAYKEAQTIATEHLAKTHPIRLGLALNFSVFYYEIQNAPEKACKLAKEAFDDAISELDSLQEESYKDSTLIMQLLRDNLTLWTSDSTKGDDDNNQLQDIEGDDS
- the LOC5513113 gene encoding uncharacterized protein LOC5513113 isoform X2; this translates as MGAFKEHELLSSDDLKDKSEFTQNSDDIENAVQSALAKLHKKKAEYEEAIGAKSENEKSESSSGDSESPPPKPHVSAKELIDEVVKQEMSKHKKKNNDGDSEETGTARSGEEKKIHHKLAEISYLEEKLFHLIRDVKKYLLKKKTELPEHHAADAIEDDDNIDNILLSKKKRSEIPHIGLLEKFRKDPSLVDKYMDTILNEEDSATEQGDQRDLLGKKDMESALLKQACPGDLDSVPISRLDRESEDMEAMATDRGIAREALVESPFSVLDVQQTTGKKFRHNLN
- the LOC5513113 gene encoding uncharacterized protein LOC5513113 isoform X1; this encodes MRVSVVLLVCVSGVILAQAAHSSKKASKKDDIFSPDELSELHRIFKHNSDQTEDEIKAAFPVMGAFKEHELLSSDDLKDKSEFTQNSDDIENAVQSALAKLHKKKAEYEEAIGAKSENEKSESSSGDSESPPPKPHVSAKELIDEVVKQEMSKHKKKNNDGDSEETGTARSGEEKKIHHKLAEISYLEEKLFHLIRDVKKYLLKKKTELPEHHAADAIEDDDNIDNILLSKKKRSEIPHIGLLEKFRKDPSLVDKYMDTILNEEDSATEQGDQRDLLGKKDMESALLKQACPGDLDSVPISRLDRESEDMEAMATDRGIAREALVESPFSVLDVQQTTGKKFRHNLN